In Salinarimonas sp., a genomic segment contains:
- a CDS encoding IS110 family transposase, which produces MRICVGIDAAKGTHWAVAVDGEGRVVLDRAVENDPDAIDALVGELRALGREVVIGLDVVGSFARFLEAVLLAEGFALVHTPGIAVNRAGQGFSGGERKSDPRDARTIADLVRTRDLRPILPDDDTLVALRLKVGRRRELIQDQTRRISRLRGLLCGIHPGLERTLDLTCKGPLALLTRYVTPSEIRRAGKPRLLAHLKRTPHLHGTDALVDRALEAARAQKIVVPGEAPTAELIRELANEALEARARIVRIERDLEGLLADHPDGALIRSLPGMGAVLAAEFIACVGDIRRFGSADALASAAGLAPVQRQSGKRAGWRRAYGGDKALKRVFYQSAFCAVTTKDPLSKAFYDRKRREGKHHTQALIALARRRVTVIWTMLQRREAFDPDRKAA; this is translated from the coding sequence ATGAGGATATGCGTCGGCATCGATGCCGCGAAGGGCACGCATTGGGCGGTGGCGGTCGACGGCGAGGGCCGGGTCGTTCTCGACCGCGCGGTCGAGAACGACCCGGACGCGATCGACGCGCTGGTCGGGGAGCTTCGCGCGCTCGGGCGAGAGGTGGTGATCGGGCTCGACGTCGTGGGCTCCTTCGCCCGCTTCCTCGAAGCGGTCCTGCTGGCCGAGGGCTTTGCCCTCGTGCACACGCCCGGCATCGCGGTGAACCGCGCCGGCCAGGGCTTCTCGGGGGGCGAACGCAAGTCCGACCCGCGGGATGCGCGCACCATCGCGGACCTGGTGCGCACCCGCGATCTGCGCCCGATCCTGCCGGACGACGACACGCTCGTCGCGCTCCGGCTGAAGGTCGGTCGCCGGCGCGAGCTGATCCAGGATCAGACGCGGCGCATCTCCCGCCTGCGTGGACTTCTGTGCGGCATCCACCCCGGCCTCGAACGGACGCTGGACCTCACCTGCAAGGGGCCGCTGGCCCTGCTCACGCGCTACGTCACGCCGTCCGAGATCCGACGCGCCGGAAAACCCCGCCTGCTCGCGCATCTGAAGAGGACGCCGCACCTGCACGGGACGGACGCCCTCGTCGATCGCGCGCTGGAGGCCGCCCGGGCGCAGAAGATCGTCGTGCCGGGCGAGGCGCCTACGGCCGAACTGATCCGCGAGCTTGCAAACGAGGCACTCGAGGCGCGCGCCAGGATCGTCCGGATCGAGCGCGATCTCGAAGGCTTGCTCGCCGACCACCCTGACGGCGCCCTCATCCGTTCGCTGCCGGGGATGGGGGCGGTCCTCGCGGCAGAGTTCATCGCTTGCGTCGGCGACATCCGGCGCTTCGGGTCGGCCGACGCGCTGGCTTCCGCTGCCGGTCTCGCGCCCGTCCAGCGCCAGTCCGGAAAGCGCGCAGGCTGGCGGCGCGCCTACGGCGGCGACAAGGCCCTCAAGCGCGTCTTTTACCAGAGCGCCTTCTGCGCCGTCACGACCAAAGACCCTCTCTCCAAGGCCTTCTACGACCGCAAGCGACGCGAAGGAAAGCACCACACCCAGGCCCTCATCGCACTCGCAAGGCGCCGCGTCACCGTGATCTGGACCATGCTTCAGCGCCGCGAAGCCTTCGATCCCGATCGAAAAGCTGCTTGA
- a CDS encoding inositol-3-phosphate synthase — protein sequence MAAGTVRVGVVGVGNCASAFLQGLSFYESAAANEPIPGLMHADLGGYRVRDIVVSCAFDVTAGKVGLDLAEAIHAAPNDTLRFADVPKTGVTVARGPTLDGLGRYLRARVAESEAPVADVTEALKRTETEVLVSYLPVGSQKAAEFYAERAMEAGCAFVNCMPVFLASNPDWRRRFAQAGVPIIGDDIKSQVGATITHRVLTNLFRERGVRLDRTYQLNVGGNADFENMLERDRLESKKISKTQAVDSQLGTPMNPDDIHIGPSDHVPWLGDRKVAHIRMEGTAFGNAPISLEMRLEVWDSPNSAGIVIDAVRCAKIALDRKLAGAVVGPSSYFMKSPPRQFTDAAAHDRTEAFIAGDEDDDATGPTLQ from the coding sequence ATGGCCGCTGGCACCGTGCGCGTCGGAGTGGTCGGCGTCGGCAATTGCGCGAGCGCCTTCCTCCAGGGCCTGAGCTTCTATGAGAGCGCCGCCGCGAACGAGCCGATCCCCGGCCTCATGCACGCCGATCTCGGCGGCTATCGCGTGCGCGACATCGTCGTCTCCTGCGCCTTCGACGTCACCGCCGGGAAGGTCGGGCTCGACCTCGCCGAGGCGATCCACGCCGCGCCGAACGACACGCTGCGCTTCGCCGACGTGCCGAAGACCGGCGTCACGGTGGCCCGCGGGCCGACGCTGGACGGGCTCGGACGCTATCTGCGCGCCCGCGTCGCCGAATCGGAGGCGCCCGTCGCCGACGTCACCGAGGCGCTCAAGCGGACGGAGACGGAGGTGCTCGTCTCCTACCTGCCCGTCGGCTCGCAGAAGGCGGCCGAGTTCTACGCCGAGCGGGCGATGGAGGCGGGCTGCGCCTTCGTCAATTGCATGCCGGTCTTCCTCGCCTCGAACCCGGACTGGCGCCGCCGCTTCGCGCAGGCCGGCGTGCCGATCATCGGCGACGACATCAAGAGCCAGGTCGGCGCCACCATCACCCACCGGGTGCTGACGAACCTCTTCCGCGAGCGCGGCGTGCGGCTCGACCGTACCTACCAGCTCAACGTCGGCGGCAATGCGGACTTCGAGAACATGCTCGAGCGCGATCGGCTCGAATCGAAGAAGATCTCCAAGACCCAGGCCGTCGACAGCCAGCTCGGCACGCCGATGAACCCTGACGACATCCACATCGGACCCTCTGACCACGTCCCCTGGCTCGGCGACCGCAAGGTCGCGCATATCCGCATGGAGGGCACCGCCTTCGGCAATGCGCCGATCTCGCTCGAGATGCGCCTCGAGGTCTGGGACAGCCCCAACTCGGCGGGCATCGTCATCGACGCCGTGCGCTGCGCCAAGATCGCGCTCGACCGCAAGCTCGCGGGCGCGGTGGTGGGACCGTCCTCCTATTTCATGAAGTCGCCGCCGCGCCAGTTCACCGACGCCGCGGCCCACGACCGCACCGAGGCGTTCATCGCCGGCGACGAAGACGACGACGCGACCGGGCCGACGCTGCAATGA
- a CDS encoding PIG-L family deacetylase, producing the protein MAGRADAPSGDGARAFLEALAASPDAIVETSVMLVVAHPDDETIMLGAQMPRLARLEIVTVTDGAPEDMTDARAHGFPTREAYAEARRREQAAAVALAGVGEDRIGHLGFADQSAAHRVGDLCPVLAALFAARAPEIVVTHALEGGHPDHDAVAFAVRAARLLAMRGGAQAPEIVEAPLYRMREKMRVLQHFGDEEASEAATLALDETQLALKRRMIAAHGTQAAVLAPFAPEVERLRPAAPVDTDVLPNEGALHYEVHPWGLDGETWLARVAAARVEFDLPRKL; encoded by the coding sequence ATGGCCGGGCGTGCGGACGCGCCGAGCGGTGATGGCGCGCGCGCCTTTCTCGAAGCGCTCGCGGCCTCGCCCGACGCGATCGTCGAGACGTCCGTCATGCTCGTCGTCGCGCATCCCGACGACGAGACCATCATGCTCGGCGCGCAGATGCCGCGCCTGGCCCGGCTGGAGATCGTCACGGTCACCGACGGCGCCCCCGAGGACATGACGGACGCGCGCGCCCACGGCTTTCCCACGCGCGAGGCCTATGCCGAAGCGCGCCGGCGCGAGCAGGCGGCGGCCGTGGCGCTCGCGGGCGTGGGCGAGGACCGGATCGGGCATCTCGGCTTCGCCGATCAGAGCGCGGCGCATCGGGTCGGCGACCTCTGTCCCGTGCTCGCCGCCCTGTTCGCCGCGCGCGCGCCGGAAATCGTCGTCACCCACGCGCTCGAGGGCGGCCATCCGGATCACGACGCGGTCGCTTTCGCGGTGCGCGCCGCGCGGCTGCTGGCGATGCGCGGCGGCGCGCAGGCGCCGGAGATCGTGGAGGCCCCGCTCTACCGGATGCGCGAGAAGATGCGGGTGCTCCAGCATTTCGGCGACGAGGAAGCCTCCGAGGCGGCGACGCTGGCGCTCGACGAGACGCAGCTCGCGCTCAAGCGCCGGATGATCGCCGCGCACGGGACCCAGGCCGCGGTGCTCGCGCCCTTCGCGCCGGAGGTCGAGCGCCTGCGACCGGCCGCGCCCGTCGACACGGACGTTTTGCCGAACGAGGGCGCGCTGCACTACGAGGTCCACCCCTGGGGGCTAGACGGCGAGACCTGGCTCGCGCGGGTCGCCGCCGCCCGGGTGGAATTCGACCTGCCGCGAAAGCTCTGA
- a CDS encoding nucleotidyltransferase family protein → MWGVIPAAGQGSRIQPLAFSKELLPVGSRREGGVERPCAVGEYLCERMIGAGADKICFVVSPGKSDIMEYFGGFYGEAFLAYAVQPEPKGLCDAIFRAVPLVADDEPVLVGLPDTIWLPEDGFAALPDGVLSFLLFPVANPGAFDAVATDETGRVLAIEVKSPRASTYWIWGAFKMNGRILRDLEALWRRRDCRDEFIGTLVNAWIAEGGAATSVRAGEAYVDVGTFEGWRAAIAMLAERAAPDGAGPAPAMRGAPGGRPFAVLGRASPVHSQGGPA, encoded by the coding sequence ATGTGGGGCGTCATTCCGGCGGCGGGGCAGGGGAGCCGCATCCAGCCGCTCGCCTTCTCGAAGGAGCTCCTCCCCGTCGGCTCGCGCCGCGAGGGCGGGGTCGAGCGGCCCTGCGCGGTGGGGGAATATCTCTGCGAGCGCATGATCGGCGCGGGGGCCGACAAGATCTGCTTCGTCGTCTCGCCGGGCAAGTCCGACATCATGGAATATTTCGGCGGCTTCTACGGCGAGGCCTTCCTCGCCTACGCCGTCCAGCCCGAGCCGAAGGGCCTGTGCGACGCGATCTTCCGCGCCGTGCCTCTCGTCGCCGACGACGAGCCGGTGCTGGTGGGCCTCCCCGACACGATCTGGCTGCCCGAGGACGGATTCGCGGCGCTGCCGGACGGGGTGCTGTCCTTCCTGCTGTTTCCCGTCGCGAATCCCGGCGCCTTCGACGCGGTGGCGACCGACGAGACCGGCCGGGTCCTCGCCATCGAGGTGAAGAGCCCGCGGGCCTCGACGTATTGGATCTGGGGCGCGTTCAAGATGAACGGGCGCATCCTGCGCGACCTCGAGGCGCTCTGGCGTCGCCGGGACTGCCGGGACGAGTTCATCGGCACGCTGGTGAACGCCTGGATCGCCGAGGGCGGCGCCGCGACGAGCGTGCGCGCCGGCGAGGCGTATGTCGACGTCGGCACCTTCGAGGGCTGGCGTGCGGCCATCGCCATGCTGGCCGAGCGCGCGGCCCCGGACGGCGCGGGGCCCGCGCCCGCGATGCGCGGGGCGCCGGGCGGGCGGCCGTTCGCCGTGCTCGGCCGCGCGAGCCCCGTCCACAGCCAGGGAGGACCCGCTTGA
- a CDS encoding glycosyltransferase — translation MKLVVFGLTVSSSWGNGHATLWRGLISALAARGWSVTFFERDVAYYREHRDLAEIPGGTLALYDDWAEARAKAQAALAEADVAMVTSYCPDGVAAAELVRAAGRPLKVFYDMDTPVTMARLARGEPVAYIGEEGLTGFDLALSFTGGPALTALSDRLGAPLALPLYGHVDPDVHRPAEGARKLYDLSYLGTWAADRQAALEELFVLPARMRPDRRFVIAGAQYPDTFPWCDNIFFMRHLEPAQHPAFYGSSRLTLNVTREAMARMGHCPSGRLFEAAACGAAILTDAWEGLSEVFTPGEEILVAHDGADSLRAMERTDAELARIAEAAREKVLARHTSAKRAEDLEAAFATARASASVRAGARQPGE, via the coding sequence ATGAAGCTCGTCGTCTTCGGACTGACCGTCTCGTCCTCCTGGGGCAACGGCCACGCGACGCTCTGGCGGGGGCTGATCTCGGCGCTGGCGGCCCGGGGCTGGTCGGTGACGTTCTTCGAGCGCGACGTCGCCTATTATCGCGAGCACCGCGACCTCGCCGAGATCCCCGGCGGGACGCTCGCGCTCTACGACGACTGGGCCGAGGCGCGGGCGAAAGCGCAGGCCGCTCTCGCGGAGGCGGACGTCGCCATGGTGACGTCCTACTGCCCCGACGGCGTCGCGGCGGCGGAGCTCGTGCGGGCGGCGGGGCGGCCGCTCAAGGTGTTCTACGACATGGACACGCCGGTGACGATGGCCCGCCTCGCCCGCGGCGAGCCGGTGGCGTACATCGGCGAGGAGGGGCTGACGGGCTTCGATCTCGCCCTGTCCTTCACCGGCGGGCCGGCGCTGACCGCGCTGTCCGACCGGCTCGGCGCGCCGCTCGCTTTGCCGCTCTACGGCCATGTCGACCCGGACGTGCACCGCCCGGCGGAGGGCGCGCGCAAGCTCTACGACCTGTCCTATCTGGGCACCTGGGCCGCCGATCGGCAGGCGGCGCTCGAGGAGCTGTTCGTGCTGCCCGCGCGCATGCGCCCGGACCGGCGCTTCGTGATCGCCGGCGCGCAATATCCGGACACGTTCCCCTGGTGCGACAACATCTTCTTCATGCGCCACCTCGAGCCCGCGCAGCACCCGGCCTTCTACGGCTCCTCGCGGCTGACGCTCAACGTCACCCGCGAGGCCATGGCGCGGATGGGCCATTGCCCCTCCGGCCGGCTGTTCGAGGCCGCGGCCTGCGGCGCGGCGATCCTCACCGACGCTTGGGAGGGCCTCTCCGAGGTGTTCACGCCCGGCGAAGAGATCCTCGTCGCCCATGACGGCGCGGATTCGCTGCGCGCGATGGAGCGCACGGATGCCGAGCTCGCCCGCATCGCCGAGGCCGCCCGCGAGAAGGTGCTCGCCCGCCACACCTCGGCGAAGCGCGCCGAGGATCTGGAGGCCGCCTTCGCCACGGCCCGGGCCTCCGCCTCCGTGCGCGCGGGCGCACGCCAGCCGGGGGAGTGA
- a CDS encoding class I SAM-dependent methyltransferase, translating into MSRFDAILDAARRGETPPRVALAHLMVEAPDAESLDAALADAAAGAATRAERGRILTLQALWRANAGAWDAVRRAFGLALHDHQPEGRGPETAAAWARVYDAIAREAPEVGVALHSLGDEAALAEATGEVVADLVARGLVGETARVVEVGCGAGRFEEALAPLCARVTGLDVSEGMLARARARCAHLPNVAFAPTSGVALDALAPESADLVLFVDSFPYVVLAGADAVTAHWRDAARALAPGGALVVANYSYRGDAEADAVEFARRAEGEGLVVARLGARPYSLWDGAVYEARRLPSLPAPRPHEHVPRRTRFTGRSRHEG; encoded by the coding sequence ATGAGCCGCTTCGACGCGATCCTCGACGCCGCGCGCCGCGGCGAGACGCCGCCGCGGGTGGCGCTCGCGCATCTGATGGTCGAGGCGCCGGATGCGGAGAGCCTCGACGCCGCCCTCGCGGACGCCGCCGCGGGCGCGGCCACGCGCGCCGAGCGGGGCCGCATCCTCACGCTCCAGGCGCTCTGGCGGGCCAATGCCGGCGCCTGGGACGCCGTGCGCCGCGCCTTCGGCCTCGCGCTGCACGACCATCAGCCGGAGGGGCGCGGGCCCGAGACCGCCGCCGCCTGGGCGCGGGTCTACGACGCCATCGCCCGCGAGGCGCCGGAGGTCGGCGTCGCGCTCCATTCTCTCGGCGACGAGGCCGCGCTGGCGGAGGCGACCGGCGAGGTCGTGGCCGATCTCGTCGCCCGGGGGCTCGTCGGGGAGACGGCGCGGGTGGTCGAGGTCGGCTGCGGCGCCGGGCGCTTCGAGGAGGCGCTCGCCCCGCTCTGCGCGAGAGTGACCGGCCTCGACGTCTCCGAGGGCATGCTGGCGCGGGCGCGGGCGCGCTGCGCGCACCTGCCGAACGTCGCCTTCGCGCCGACCTCCGGCGTCGCCCTCGACGCACTCGCGCCGGAGAGCGCCGATCTCGTGCTGTTCGTCGACAGCTTTCCCTACGTCGTTCTCGCCGGCGCGGACGCCGTCACGGCGCATTGGCGCGACGCCGCCCGGGCGCTCGCCCCCGGCGGCGCGCTCGTCGTCGCGAACTATTCCTATCGCGGCGACGCCGAGGCCGACGCGGTGGAGTTCGCCCGCCGCGCGGAGGGAGAGGGGCTCGTCGTCGCGCGGCTCGGAGCGCGGCCGTACTCGCTGTGGGACGGGGCGGTCTACGAGGCGCGGCGACTCCCCTCTCTCCCAGCGCCCCGTCCGCATGAGCACGTGCCGCGGCGGACGCGCTTTACGGGACGGTCGCGACATGAAGGATAG
- a CDS encoding histidine phosphatase family protein yields the protein MSLLVLHLVRHGAHDGTPGTLAGRDPAVRLSPEGRAEAQTLAKSLEGRPLADVVASPQPRTVETAEILARGRGVTIDAALDEIDFGPWAGRSFAELEDDPLWRRWNAERDTAQTPAGERMADVADRVEGLVAALRDDRPDGAEIALVTHCDVVRAVLCRARGLPFSRVFETEIDTASRTTLALGGDGARVLVVNHKPGGSAVIPDCEASPGPRTADASSRAVSARAPRPYGAAPARDAAPAPQDGGRGHGSRIAFGVRDDTRGPDSNPPLPGARSP from the coding sequence ATGAGCCTGCTCGTCCTCCATCTCGTGCGCCACGGCGCCCACGACGGGACGCCCGGAACGCTCGCCGGGCGCGATCCCGCGGTCCGGCTGTCGCCGGAGGGGCGCGCCGAAGCGCAGACGCTGGCGAAGAGCCTCGAGGGGCGCCCGCTCGCGGATGTGGTCGCGAGCCCGCAGCCCCGCACGGTGGAGACGGCGGAGATCCTCGCCCGCGGGCGCGGCGTTACCATCGACGCGGCGCTCGACGAGATCGATTTCGGCCCCTGGGCGGGGCGGTCCTTCGCCGAGCTCGAGGACGACCCGCTGTGGCGCCGCTGGAACGCGGAGCGCGACACGGCGCAGACGCCCGCGGGCGAGCGCATGGCCGACGTGGCGGACCGCGTCGAAGGGCTCGTCGCCGCGCTCCGCGACGATCGTCCCGACGGCGCCGAGATCGCCCTCGTCACGCATTGCGACGTCGTTCGCGCGGTGCTCTGCCGGGCGCGGGGGCTGCCCTTCTCTCGGGTGTTCGAGACGGAGATCGACACCGCGAGCCGCACCACGCTCGCCCTCGGTGGGGACGGCGCGCGGGTGCTGGTGGTGAACCACAAGCCGGGCGGTTCCGCTGTCATCCCGGATTGCGAAGCAAGTCCGGGACCCAGAACCGCCGACGCGTCCTCGCGCGCGGTTTCCGCGCGCGCGCCTCGACCGTACGGCGCGGCGCCGGCTCGCGATGCGGCGCCTGCGCCGCAAGACGGCGGTCGCGGTCATGGGTCCCGGATCGCCTTCGGCGTCCGGGATGACACGCGAGGACCCGACTCCAATCCCCCCCTCCCGGGAGCGCGCAGCCCATGA
- a CDS encoding IS630 family transposase (programmed frameshift), translating to MTKPLSMDLRQRVLAAVDAGMSRRAAADRFGIAPSAAVKWFNLRRETGSVAPRAQGGDTRSGRIEALGPVILAMVEEAPDLTLVEIAERLEREHGERFAPSTVHRFFGRHGLTFKKKSGHASEQDRADVAAAREAWFEEQPELDPQRLIFIDETWLNTKMARLRGRAPEGERLRAGIPHGHWRTTTFVAGLRIGGIDAPMLIDGAINAASFLAYVQQVLVPTLSPGDVVIMDNLASHKTPAVREAIEAAGAELRFLPPYSPDFNPIENAFAKLKALLRKVAARTRDALWSAVADAIEAFPPEECANFFTAAGYEPEW from the exons ATGACGAAGCCCCTCTCGATGGATCTGAGGCAGCGCGTCCTCGCTGCGGTCGATGCCGGCATGAGCCGCCGGGCCGCGGCGGACCGCTTCGGGATCGCGCCGTCCGCGGCGGTGAAGTGGTTCAACCTTCGGCGCGAGACGGGCTCGGTCGCGCCGCGGGCGCAAGGCGGCGACACGCGGTCCGGGCGGATCGAGGCGCTCGGCCCGGTCATCCTCGCGATGGTGGAGGAGGCGCCGGATCTCACCCTCGTCGAGATCGCCGAGCGGCTCGAGCGCGAGCACGGCGAGCGCTTCGCGCCCTCGACGGTGCACCGCTTCTTCGGCCGCCACGGCCTGACGTTCA AAAAAAAGTCCGGCCACGCCAGCGAGCAGGACCGCGCCGACGTCGCCGCGGCCCGCGAGGCCTGGTTCGAGGAGCAGCCCGAGCTCGACCCGCAGCGGCTGATCTTCATCGACGAGACCTGGCTCAACACCAAGATGGCGCGGTTGCGGGGCCGCGCCCCCGAAGGCGAGCGCCTGCGCGCCGGCATCCCTCACGGCCATTGGCGCACCACGACCTTCGTGGCCGGGCTCAGGATCGGCGGGATCGACGCGCCGATGCTGATCGACGGCGCGATCAACGCGGCGAGCTTCCTCGCCTACGTCCAGCAGGTCCTGGTTCCGACGCTGAGCCCCGGCGACGTGGTGATCATGGACAACCTCGCCAGCCACAAGACCCCCGCCGTGCGCGAGGCCATCGAGGCGGCCGGAGCCGAGCTGCGCTTCCTGCCGCCCTACAGCCCGGACTTCAACCCCATCGAGAACGCCTTCGCCAAGCTGAAGGCCCTGCTCAGGAAGGTCGCCGCCCGGACGCGCGACGCCCTCTGGAGCGCCGTCGCCGACGCCATCGAAGCCTTCCCGCCAGAGGAATGCGCGAACTTCTTCACCGCAGCAGGATATGAACCCGAGTGGTGA
- a CDS encoding TIGR04290 family methyltransferase, whose product MTRLSHDAVAERVEALGPWFHNLYLDGVWTAPNHFLGDFPGIMWRRFRHALPDDLAGRSVLDIGCNSGFYCAEMKRRGAGRVVGIDSEPFYLEQARFAAEVLGHDSAFHEMSVYDVGALGERFDIVLFMGVAYHLRHPLLALDLLWEHVADDVLVFQSMQRGSTEVVTPPDDMDFFDTQAFDEPGWPKLHFIEKSYSGDPTNWWAPNSACTQAMLRSAGFRPFAQPEKEVFLCRRVQRAEGAEPVYPARAPAQAISTREKKGRAA is encoded by the coding sequence TTGACCCGCTTGTCGCACGACGCCGTCGCCGAGCGCGTGGAGGCTCTCGGCCCCTGGTTCCACAACCTCTATCTCGACGGGGTCTGGACCGCGCCGAACCACTTCCTCGGCGATTTCCCCGGCATCATGTGGCGGCGCTTCCGCCACGCGTTGCCGGACGACCTCGCCGGCCGCTCCGTCCTCGATATCGGCTGCAATTCGGGCTTCTACTGCGCCGAGATGAAGCGGCGCGGGGCGGGGCGCGTGGTCGGCATCGATTCCGAGCCGTTCTACCTGGAGCAGGCGCGCTTCGCCGCCGAGGTGCTCGGGCACGACAGCGCGTTCCACGAGATGAGCGTCTACGACGTCGGGGCGCTGGGCGAGCGCTTCGACATCGTGCTGTTCATGGGCGTCGCCTACCACCTGCGCCATCCGCTGCTCGCGCTCGACCTCCTGTGGGAGCACGTCGCCGACGACGTGCTCGTCTTCCAGTCGATGCAGCGCGGCTCGACCGAGGTCGTGACGCCGCCGGACGACATGGACTTCTTCGACACGCAGGCCTTCGACGAGCCGGGCTGGCCGAAGCTGCACTTCATCGAGAAGAGCTATTCCGGCGACCCGACGAACTGGTGGGCGCCCAACAGCGCCTGCACGCAGGCCATGCTGCGCTCGGCCGGCTTCCGGCCGTTCGCGCAGCCCGAGAAGGAGGTCTTCCTCTGCCGGCGCGTCCAGCGCGCCGAGGGCGCCGAGCCGGTCTATCCGGCGCGCGCGCCGGCACAGGCCATCAGCACGAGAGAGAAGAAGGGACGGGCCGCATGA
- a CDS encoding beta-xylosidase, protein MIEAAMLWNEPNNKSHWDLELDPDFRLFAETAIAGAQAIHDVNPAIPRVLGGMSPIDANFVRNMQMRGVLDHVEAIAVHGFPLDWNHWSLHDWPEKVAEIRALTHLPVWVSEVGVSTFGAEEVQAWGLARTAALLKGQAPRVLWYSLFDLPKSWEATTRHREAEGSSYYRHFYLGLIREDGTPKPSLEVFAEHTPDLGLCQWFHFEDHRLDDAVAWMRRLGVRHLRTGLSWADWYRPNAEAWFDRMMDALAEFDVTVTFCFTPEHMGIAPHHTSPPQRKEDFADFCRLMIERYAARTGVADARTLATAAGAA, encoded by the coding sequence ATGATCGAAGCCGCGATGCTCTGGAACGAGCCGAACAACAAGTCGCATTGGGACCTCGAGCTCGATCCCGACTTCCGGCTCTTCGCCGAGACCGCGATCGCGGGGGCGCAGGCCATCCACGACGTGAATCCCGCGATCCCGCGCGTGCTCGGCGGCATGTCGCCCATCGACGCCAATTTCGTGCGCAATATGCAGATGCGCGGCGTGCTCGACCACGTCGAGGCCATCGCCGTGCACGGCTTCCCGCTCGACTGGAACCACTGGTCGCTGCACGACTGGCCGGAGAAGGTCGCCGAGATCCGGGCGCTGACGCACCTGCCGGTCTGGGTGAGCGAGGTGGGCGTCTCGACCTTCGGGGCCGAGGAGGTCCAGGCCTGGGGCCTCGCGCGCACGGCGGCGCTGCTCAAGGGCCAGGCGCCGCGCGTCTTGTGGTACTCGCTCTTCGACCTGCCCAAGTCCTGGGAGGCGACCACGCGCCACCGCGAGGCGGAAGGCTCGTCCTACTACCGGCATTTCTACCTCGGCCTCATCCGCGAGGACGGCACGCCCAAGCCCTCGCTCGAGGTCTTCGCCGAGCACACGCCCGATCTCGGCCTGTGCCAGTGGTTCCATTTCGAGGACCACCGGCTCGACGACGCCGTCGCCTGGATGCGCCGGCTCGGCGTGCGCCACTTGCGCACCGGCCTGTCCTGGGCGGACTGGTACCGGCCCAACGCCGAGGCCTGGTTCGACCGCATGATGGACGCCCTCGCCGAGTTCGACGTCACCGTGACGTTCTGCTTCACCCCGGAGCACATGGGGATCGCGCCCCACCACACGAGCCCGCCGCAGCGCAAGGAGGACTTCGCCGATTTCTGCCGGCTGATGATCGAGCGCTACGCGGCGCGCACGGGCGTGGCGGACGCCCGCACGCTCGCGACTGCGGCGGGAGCGGCGTGA
- a CDS encoding transposase codes for MERLDAALSGQENARKHLVVERTPEGVARLAEWCRAHRVRLVVLEATGGYERLVHRLLWAEGLPCAIANPRQVRHFAEAIGKLEKTDRIDAGVIADFGATGKLRPKAPDDAAQARLGELVTRRRQLVRDKVACQNRARLVEDEAVRASIERQIDFLREEVALFDREIAEQTRTAPLASALLDAFCEIKGVSTASAALVLADLPEIGLLTGKQAAKLTGTAPLAKDSATIAGKRSTRGGRASVRSGLYPIVTVLVRHNPDFAAKHAALKAKGKAPKSIRIALLRKLVVRLNAIARDVRKALAESQHNAVAA; via the coding sequence ATGGAGCGGCTCGACGCCGCCCTGTCCGGACAGGAGAACGCGAGGAAGCACCTCGTCGTCGAACGAACGCCCGAAGGCGTCGCACGTCTCGCGGAATGGTGCCGCGCGCACCGCGTCCGCCTCGTCGTGCTGGAGGCCACCGGCGGGTACGAGCGCCTCGTCCACCGCCTGCTCTGGGCGGAAGGGCTGCCTTGCGCCATCGCCAACCCCCGCCAGGTCCGCCACTTCGCCGAGGCCATCGGCAAGCTCGAGAAGACCGATCGCATCGACGCCGGCGTCATCGCCGACTTTGGGGCGACGGGAAAGCTGCGCCCCAAGGCGCCGGACGACGCGGCGCAGGCCCGCCTCGGCGAGCTCGTCACGCGTCGACGCCAGCTCGTGCGCGACAAGGTCGCCTGCCAGAACCGCGCACGCCTGGTCGAGGACGAGGCCGTGCGCGCCTCCATCGAGCGCCAGATCGACTTCCTGCGCGAGGAGGTCGCTTTGTTCGATCGCGAGATCGCCGAGCAGACCCGCACCGCCCCGCTCGCCAGCGCACTGCTCGACGCCTTCTGCGAGATCAAGGGCGTCTCGACCGCCAGCGCCGCCCTCGTCCTCGCCGACCTGCCCGAGATCGGGCTCCTCACCGGCAAGCAGGCCGCCAAGCTCACGGGAACGGCTCCTCTCGCCAAGGACAGCGCCACCATCGCCGGCAAACGCTCCACCCGTGGCGGCCGCGCCAGCGTCCGATCCGGCCTGTACCCGATCGTCACCGTTCTCGTCCGCCACAACCCCGACTTCGCCGCCAAGCACGCCGCCCTCAAGGCCAAGGGAAAAGCGCCAAAATCCATCCGCATCGCTCTCCTGCGCAAGCTCGTCGTCCGCCTCAACGCCATCGCCAGAGACGTTCGAAAAGCCCTTGCCGAAAGCCAGCACAATGCCGTAGCCGCTTGA